Part of the Candidatus Goldiibacteriota bacterium genome, CACACCTTTATTTTTTTTATTATTAATTTTAATAATCCTTTTATCCTTAAAAGAAGCTATTATTGAACCCGTTTTATCAACAGACCCGTCATTAACAATAAAAAATTCAAAATCTGAAAAAGACTGTGCAAGAATGCTTTCTATTGCCTCTTTAATGTACTTTTCCGCATTAAAAGCCGATAGGATGACTGTTACTTTTGGCATTTTTTTTGCTCCAATTTAGCAATACTTTTTACATAAAATATTTAATCAATATTTTTAAGAACCAAAATGGTTTTTTTAACAGCGCCTTAAAAAGGCTGTCTTTAACATTTGTATCTCCGCGAAGCCATTTTGTGCCTCCATAAAAGGGATTAGATTTATCCCTAAGCATTGCAATCAGTTTACCGGGGCAGTCTTTCATTCTCCATTCCTGAGGAAACATATAGTTTCTATTAATAATCAAAGGATTTTTATCAAGCAGATATTTATTAATATACGATTCATCATTCCATTTTGCAAATATCTTTTTTTCTACGTCTTCATCAACCCATTTCCTTACAGTTTTTATCATCTGCAGATAGTCTGCAGCAGTACCGCCGTTTAAACCGCCCTGGTAATACGCTTTGCCCTTGCCGTATGGTATATATGCATTGCTTTCGGGGTTCCTGTCATAAGTGTATTCATCCTGATTTTTCATATAGAAAATTGACGCTGCAATCCCGCCATTTTCAGTCCCGGGAAATATTTCTTCCTTTACAGGCCTTATAAATACTATGTTCGAATTAAAGAA contains:
- a CDS encoding glycosyl transferase family 6; translated protein: MKIAILYITLGRYDVFFKGFYESAHKKLFLGHEKHFFIFTDSLKINSMKNSDITVIKQEKMGWPFDTLMRFKMFESIEDKLKNFDYIFFFNSNIVFIRPVKEEIFPGTENGGIAASIFYMKNQDEYTYDRNPESNAYIPYGKGKAYYQGGLNGGTAADYLQMIKTVRKWVDEDVEKKIFAKWNDESYINKYLLDKNPLIINRNYMFPQEWRMKDCPGKLIAMLRDKSNPFYGGTKWLRGDTNVKDSLFKALLKKPFWFLKILIKYFM